In one Nomascus leucogenys isolate Asia chromosome 13, Asia_NLE_v1, whole genome shotgun sequence genomic region, the following are encoded:
- the LOC100594057 gene encoding signal-regulatory protein gamma isoform X1, with amino-acid sequence MPVPASWPHPPGPFLLLTLLLGLTEVAGEEELQMIQPEKLLLVTVGETATLHCTVTSLLPVGPVMWFRGAGPGRELIYNQKEGHFPRVTAVSDLTKRNNMDFSIRISNITPADAGTYYCVKFRKGSPENMEFKSGPGTEMALRAKPSAPVVSGPAVRTTPEHTVSFTCESHGFSPRDITLKWFKNGNQLSDFQTNVDPTGRSVAYSIRSTARVVLDPWDVRSQVMCEVGHVTLQGDPLRGTANLSEAIRVPPTLEVTQQPMRAENQTNVTCQVRKFYPQSLQLTWLENGNVCWTETALTLTENKDGTYNWTSWLLVNTSDQRDDVVLTCQVKHDGQLAVSKSLALEVAVHQKDQSSDATPGPASSLTALLLIAVLLGPIYIPWKQKT; translated from the exons AAGTGGCAGGTGAGGAGGAGCTACAGATGATTCAGCCTGAGAAGCTCCTGTTGGTCACAGTTGGAGAGACGGCCACTCTGCACTGCACTGTGACCTCCCTGCTTCCCGTGGGACCCGTCATGTGGTTCAGAGGAGCTGGACCAGGCCGGGAATTAATCTACAATCAAAAAGAAGGCCACTTCCCCAGGGTAACAGCTGTTTCAGACCTCACAAAGAGAAACAACATGGACTTTTCCATCCGCATCAGTAACATCACCCCAGCAGATGCCGGCACCTACTACTGTGTGAAGTTTCGAAAAGGGAGCCCTGAGAACATGGAGTTTAAGTCTGGACCAGGCACGGAGATGGCTTTGCGTG CCAAACCCTCTGCCCCCGTGGTATCAGGCCCTGCAGTGAGGACCACACCTGAGCACACAGTGAGTTTCACCTGCGAGTCCCATGGCTTCTCCCCCAGAGACATCACCTTGAAATGGTTCAAAAATGGGAATCAACTCTCAGACTTCCAGACCAACGTGGACCCCACAGGACGGAGTGTGGCCTACAGCATCCGCAGTACAGCCAGGGTGGTACTGGACCCCTGGGACGTTCGCTCTCAAGTCATGTGCGAGGTGGGCCATGTCACCTTGCAGGGGGACCCTCTTCGTGGGACTGCCAACTTGTCTGAGGCCATCCGAG TTCCACCCACCTTGGAGGTTACTCAACAGCCCATGAGGGCAGAGAACCAGACGAACGTCACCTGCCAGGTGAGGAAGTTCTACCCCCAGAGCCTACAGCTCACCTGGTTGGAGAATGGAAACGTGTGCTGGACAGAAACGGCCTTGACCCTTACAGAGAACAAGGATGGTACCTACAACTGGACAAGCTGGCTCCTGGTGAACACATCTGACCAAAGGGATGATGTGGTCCTCACCTGCCAGGTGAAGCATGATGGGCAGCTGGCGGTCAGCAAAAGCCTTGCCCTGGAGGTCGCAGTCCACCAGAAGGACCAGAGCTCAGATGCTACCCCTG GCCCAGCATCATCTCTTACTGCGCTGCTCCTCATAGCTGTCCTCCTGGGCCCCATCTACATCCCCTGGAAGCAGAAGACCTGA
- the LOC100594057 gene encoding signal-regulatory protein gamma isoform X2, whose amino-acid sequence MIQPEKLLLVTVGETATLHCTVTSLLPVGPVMWFRGAGPGRELIYNQKEGHFPRVTAVSDLTKRNNMDFSIRISNITPADAGTYYCVKFRKGSPENMEFKSGPGTEMALRAKPSAPVVSGPAVRTTPEHTVSFTCESHGFSPRDITLKWFKNGNQLSDFQTNVDPTGRSVAYSIRSTARVVLDPWDVRSQVMCEVGHVTLQGDPLRGTANLSEAIRVPPTLEVTQQPMRAENQTNVTCQVRKFYPQSLQLTWLENGNVCWTETALTLTENKDGTYNWTSWLLVNTSDQRDDVVLTCQVKHDGQLAVSKSLALEVAVHQKDQSSDATPGPASSLTALLLIAVLLGPIYIPWKQKT is encoded by the exons ATGATTCAGCCTGAGAAGCTCCTGTTGGTCACAGTTGGAGAGACGGCCACTCTGCACTGCACTGTGACCTCCCTGCTTCCCGTGGGACCCGTCATGTGGTTCAGAGGAGCTGGACCAGGCCGGGAATTAATCTACAATCAAAAAGAAGGCCACTTCCCCAGGGTAACAGCTGTTTCAGACCTCACAAAGAGAAACAACATGGACTTTTCCATCCGCATCAGTAACATCACCCCAGCAGATGCCGGCACCTACTACTGTGTGAAGTTTCGAAAAGGGAGCCCTGAGAACATGGAGTTTAAGTCTGGACCAGGCACGGAGATGGCTTTGCGTG CCAAACCCTCTGCCCCCGTGGTATCAGGCCCTGCAGTGAGGACCACACCTGAGCACACAGTGAGTTTCACCTGCGAGTCCCATGGCTTCTCCCCCAGAGACATCACCTTGAAATGGTTCAAAAATGGGAATCAACTCTCAGACTTCCAGACCAACGTGGACCCCACAGGACGGAGTGTGGCCTACAGCATCCGCAGTACAGCCAGGGTGGTACTGGACCCCTGGGACGTTCGCTCTCAAGTCATGTGCGAGGTGGGCCATGTCACCTTGCAGGGGGACCCTCTTCGTGGGACTGCCAACTTGTCTGAGGCCATCCGAG TTCCACCCACCTTGGAGGTTACTCAACAGCCCATGAGGGCAGAGAACCAGACGAACGTCACCTGCCAGGTGAGGAAGTTCTACCCCCAGAGCCTACAGCTCACCTGGTTGGAGAATGGAAACGTGTGCTGGACAGAAACGGCCTTGACCCTTACAGAGAACAAGGATGGTACCTACAACTGGACAAGCTGGCTCCTGGTGAACACATCTGACCAAAGGGATGATGTGGTCCTCACCTGCCAGGTGAAGCATGATGGGCAGCTGGCGGTCAGCAAAAGCCTTGCCCTGGAGGTCGCAGTCCACCAGAAGGACCAGAGCTCAGATGCTACCCCTG GCCCAGCATCATCTCTTACTGCGCTGCTCCTCATAGCTGTCCTCCTGGGCCCCATCTACATCCCCTGGAAGCAGAAGACCTGA
- the LOC100594057 gene encoding signal-regulatory protein gamma isoform X3: MPVPASWPHPPGPFLLLTLLLGLTEVAGEEELQMIQPEKLLLVTVGETATLHCTVTSLLPVGPVMWFRGAGPGRELIYNQKEGHFPRVTAVSDLTKRNNMDFSIRISNITPADAGTYYCVKFRKGSPENMEFKSGPGTEMALRAKPSAPVVSGPAVRTTPEHTVSFTCESHGFSPRDITLKWFKNGNQLSDFQTNVDPTGRSVAYSIRSTARVVLDPWDVRSQVMCEVGHVTLQGDPLRGTANLSEAIRGPASSLTALLLIAVLLGPIYIPWKQKT; the protein is encoded by the exons AAGTGGCAGGTGAGGAGGAGCTACAGATGATTCAGCCTGAGAAGCTCCTGTTGGTCACAGTTGGAGAGACGGCCACTCTGCACTGCACTGTGACCTCCCTGCTTCCCGTGGGACCCGTCATGTGGTTCAGAGGAGCTGGACCAGGCCGGGAATTAATCTACAATCAAAAAGAAGGCCACTTCCCCAGGGTAACAGCTGTTTCAGACCTCACAAAGAGAAACAACATGGACTTTTCCATCCGCATCAGTAACATCACCCCAGCAGATGCCGGCACCTACTACTGTGTGAAGTTTCGAAAAGGGAGCCCTGAGAACATGGAGTTTAAGTCTGGACCAGGCACGGAGATGGCTTTGCGTG CCAAACCCTCTGCCCCCGTGGTATCAGGCCCTGCAGTGAGGACCACACCTGAGCACACAGTGAGTTTCACCTGCGAGTCCCATGGCTTCTCCCCCAGAGACATCACCTTGAAATGGTTCAAAAATGGGAATCAACTCTCAGACTTCCAGACCAACGTGGACCCCACAGGACGGAGTGTGGCCTACAGCATCCGCAGTACAGCCAGGGTGGTACTGGACCCCTGGGACGTTCGCTCTCAAGTCATGTGCGAGGTGGGCCATGTCACCTTGCAGGGGGACCCTCTTCGTGGGACTGCCAACTTGTCTGAGGCCATCCGAG GCCCAGCATCATCTCTTACTGCGCTGCTCCTCATAGCTGTCCTCCTGGGCCCCATCTACATCCCCTGGAAGCAGAAGACCTGA